The Chitinimonas arctica region GTTCTTGCGGCCATTGGTGATGGTTTCGATGAGGGTGTGCTCGCTACCGCCGTACAGCCAGATCTTGTCGGTCAGATTGGGCGCGCCGATCGCTTGGCTACCCTTGCCGTCGGCCTGGTGGCAGGCCACGCAAACCTGCTTGTAAGTCGACTCGCCGCGACCGGCACGTACCGCGTCGTACTGGCGGCTGGCCAGCTTGAGCACGTAATTGGCCACGTCCTTGACCTTTTCTTCGCCGAAAGCCGCACCGAAGGCCGGCATCTGGCCACCGCGACCGTGGTTGATGGTCTCCAGGATCTTGTCCGGCGTACCGCCGTACAGCCAATCCGCATCGGTCAGATTCGGAAAACCCTTGGCGCCGCGCGCGTCTGAACCGTGGCATTGCATGCAATAGGTCAGAAACAGGCTCTGGCCGGACTGGCGGGCTTCCTCGTTCTTGGACAGGGTAGCCACATCCACCTTGATGTACTTGTCGTACAACGGCTTGATGGCGGCCTCCTTGGCCGCCGACTCCGCCTGGTATTGGCCGCTGGACGTCCAGCCCGCCAGACCGGGGAAGGCGCCCAGGCCCGGGAACCAGACCAGGTAGGCCACCGCGATGGCGATGGTGATGTAGAACAAGCCCATCCACCAGCGCGGCAAGGGGTTGTTGTACTCCTCCAGATCCTCGTCCCACTTGTGGCCGGTCACCTGGGCTTTCTGACCCTTGGGCAGCTTGACCTTGCTCTGGGTCCACAGCACATAACCCAGCCAGATCAGGGAAAGCACGACGATGGCGGTAATGTAATAACCCCAAAAGTCGCTGACAAAATCACTCATTTTTCACTCCCGGCCTGCCCATGCGGCAGGTCGTCGTCATTGATAGGCTGCATGGCGGCTTCATCGAAGCCTTTTTGTGCCGGCTTGCCCCAAGCCCAGACAGCAATCGCGAAAAAGCTGAGCAGGCCTGCCACCGTTACGAGGATGCGGAACAGATTGATGTCCATTGGAACTCCTTTTCACAGCGCCAAGGCCGGTGCGCACCAGCGCGCCGGCACCTGTCGCCCTAACGAATACCCTTCAGCGCCAGCCCCAGGCCTTGCAGATAGGCAATGGTGGCGTCCATTTCGGTCTTGCCTTCCACCTGCTTGGGCGCGGCAGCGATTTCGGCATCGGTGTAGGGCACGCCCACCTTGCGCAGCGCGCGCATATTGGCCTGGACGGCGGCCGGATCAAGCTTGGCGCCGGCCAGCCACGGGAAGGCAGGCATG contains the following coding sequences:
- a CDS encoding cbb3-type cytochrome oxidase subunit 3 — translated: MDINLFRILVTVAGLLSFFAIAVWAWGKPAQKGFDEAAMQPINDDDLPHGQAGSEK
- the ccoP gene encoding cytochrome-c oxidase, cbb3-type subunit III, producing MSDFVSDFWGYYITAIVVLSLIWLGYVLWTQSKVKLPKGQKAQVTGHKWDEDLEEYNNPLPRWWMGLFYITIAIAVAYLVWFPGLGAFPGLAGWTSSGQYQAESAAKEAAIKPLYDKYIKVDVATLSKNEEARQSGQSLFLTYCMQCHGSDARGAKGFPNLTDADWLYGGTPDKILETINHGRGGQMPAFGAAFGEEKVKDVANYVLKLASRQYDAVRAGRGESTYKQVCVACHQADGKGSQAIGAPNLTDKIWLYGGSEHTLIETITNGRKNRMPAWKEALGDGKVHLLAAYVYGLSSKEQAAK